The Sphingobium aromaticiconvertens genome has a segment encoding these proteins:
- a CDS encoding TonB-dependent receptor domain-containing protein has product MKNISKIALLRAGVAPVILGAALISASAFAQEAQGAADDAQNDVIIVTGSRIARPDLEQASPVSVVAAQEFALRGATNVENVLNSMPQVTGSTSGADNNPGGGIATVNLRNLGTQRTLVLVDGRRYVSFDTTQVVDLNTIPSALIERVDVVTGGRSAVYGSDAIAGVVNFVLKQDFEGIELNSTYGLTDKGDGQYWDVNGTIGANFADGRGNIVTHIGYYDRKSVYAQARGFSRNALQEDVDDDGNPFVFFGGSGSVPQGRVTLPNGNGVDFAPDGTISPYDSTTDAYNYAPVNFLQVPQKRFIISTMARYEISDAFQPYLQGQFINNRVTGELAATPIGNSTPLGTGADAGSLGPLRLHVNSPFFAPSTQATFRALDTDGDGYITTNNYGFRTTGIGPRTQQDERNAFRVLLGMKGDIGSGWSYDGSYMYARTKNTQRQTGNVNLANFLGSVTTAFQDPTTGALSGNPIPGVAGGGNLVCANGVASCVPANLFGIGNLSPEAVNYLGLGATNIEEYTTQVATFALTNSELFDLGAGGVGVALGAEWRKESGRTDPDQNLASGNVAGFNPGAPTQGEYSVTEFFGEVNIPLLADQAFANRLELNGAARYSNYSNAVGNVFTWAAGGLYEPIKGVGFRGQYQKAIRGPSVNELFLGQTVSFDGAEDPCATAAATTGALAQACLAGGVPQTALGSTSLSDPALVNPPTTVLGNPDLREEKSTTWTVGGVLTPTFLPGFSATVDYYNIKIDGYISRLGQSNLFQACYVQGLDQYCDSISRNADGQVDRIVDTNLNSGGLKTNGIDVGVNYSFPIGGDNRIALAFNGSRLLKFDFTPIVGIPIVNECAGRFGNSCGQPTPKWKHTARATFITGPATFSAAWRYLGPVRDDNDDQTFFFERSKAQSYVDFAFSFDASENFTLTGGMNNAFNKKPPLSASAQNGGNGEQSNTYPNVYDVLGRAFFMSGKLRF; this is encoded by the coding sequence GTGAAGAATATTTCGAAGATCGCGCTTCTGCGCGCCGGCGTCGCACCGGTAATACTGGGCGCGGCGCTCATCTCTGCGTCGGCATTCGCGCAGGAAGCGCAGGGAGCTGCTGACGACGCCCAGAACGATGTCATCATCGTGACGGGGTCGCGTATCGCACGGCCCGATCTGGAACAGGCAAGCCCGGTTTCCGTCGTGGCGGCACAGGAATTTGCGCTTCGCGGCGCAACCAACGTCGAGAATGTGCTTAATAGCATGCCGCAGGTTACGGGTTCGACCAGCGGCGCGGACAACAATCCCGGTGGTGGCATCGCCACGGTCAACCTTCGTAACCTAGGTACGCAGCGTACGCTCGTCTTGGTCGATGGTCGTCGTTACGTTTCGTTTGATACGACTCAGGTCGTCGATCTCAACACCATTCCTTCGGCGCTGATTGAGCGAGTTGATGTGGTCACGGGTGGCCGTTCGGCAGTATATGGTTCGGATGCGATCGCCGGCGTGGTCAATTTCGTCCTGAAGCAGGATTTTGAGGGTATTGAGCTTAATTCGACTTATGGCCTGACCGACAAGGGCGATGGCCAATATTGGGACGTCAATGGCACGATCGGTGCGAACTTTGCTGACGGTCGCGGTAATATCGTCACCCATATCGGTTATTATGACCGCAAGTCGGTTTATGCTCAGGCACGTGGTTTTTCGCGTAACGCGTTGCAGGAAGATGTCGATGACGATGGCAATCCCTTCGTGTTCTTCGGCGGCTCTGGCTCGGTTCCGCAGGGGCGTGTTACGCTGCCGAACGGCAACGGAGTAGATTTCGCGCCTGACGGTACAATATCTCCTTATGATTCGACGACCGACGCCTATAATTATGCACCGGTCAATTTCTTGCAGGTCCCGCAGAAGCGCTTCATCATTTCGACTATGGCGCGTTACGAAATTTCGGATGCGTTTCAGCCCTATCTGCAGGGTCAGTTCATCAACAACCGCGTAACCGGGGAACTGGCGGCGACGCCGATTGGCAACTCCACGCCGCTGGGTACGGGTGCGGACGCGGGTTCGCTTGGCCCGCTGCGCCTGCACGTCAATTCGCCGTTTTTCGCACCGTCTACCCAGGCAACATTCCGCGCTCTGGATACGGATGGTGACGGTTACATTACGACCAACAATTATGGATTCCGTACGACCGGCATCGGTCCGCGTACCCAGCAGGATGAGCGTAACGCTTTCCGTGTCCTGCTCGGCATGAAGGGCGATATCGGTTCGGGCTGGAGCTATGACGGCTCCTACATGTATGCTCGTACGAAGAATACGCAGCGCCAGACCGGTAACGTCAATCTCGCCAATTTCCTGGGTTCGGTAACGACCGCCTTCCAGGATCCCACCACCGGTGCGTTGAGTGGCAATCCCATCCCCGGGGTAGCTGGTGGCGGTAATCTGGTTTGTGCCAATGGTGTTGCCTCATGCGTTCCCGCCAACTTGTTCGGTATTGGCAATCTCAGCCCAGAGGCTGTCAATTATCTGGGGCTGGGTGCGACCAACATAGAAGAATATACCACGCAGGTTGCCACTTTCGCTCTCACCAACTCCGAACTTTTCGACTTGGGCGCAGGTGGTGTCGGCGTGGCTCTGGGTGCGGAATGGCGTAAGGAAAGCGGCCGGACCGATCCCGACCAGAATCTGGCATCGGGCAACGTCGCGGGCTTCAACCCTGGCGCGCCGACGCAGGGCGAATATAGCGTCACCGAGTTTTTCGGCGAAGTGAACATTCCACTGCTGGCCGATCAGGCCTTCGCCAACCGTCTGGAATTGAACGGCGCGGCGCGTTATTCCAACTATTCCAATGCGGTCGGCAATGTCTTTACCTGGGCAGCAGGCGGCCTGTATGAGCCGATCAAGGGCGTTGGTTTCCGTGGCCAGTATCAGAAGGCCATTCGCGGTCCCAGCGTCAACGAACTCTTCCTTGGTCAGACAGTCAGCTTCGACGGCGCGGAGGATCCTTGCGCAACGGCGGCAGCAACAACAGGTGCTCTGGCACAGGCATGTCTTGCCGGTGGCGTGCCTCAGACAGCGTTGGGCAGCACCTCCCTTTCGGATCCTGCCCTCGTCAACCCCCCAACGACGGTCCTGGGTAATCCCGACCTGCGTGAGGAAAAGTCGACGACCTGGACCGTTGGCGGCGTGCTTACGCCGACCTTCCTGCCGGGCTTCTCGGCAACCGTCGATTATTATAATATCAAAATCGATGGTTACATCTCGCGTCTCGGACAGAGCAACCTGTTCCAGGCCTGCTATGTTCAGGGCCTTGATCAATATTGCGATTCCATCAGCCGCAATGCCGATGGACAGGTCGATAGGATCGTTGATACGAACCTGAATTCGGGCGGTCTCAAGACGAACGGCATTGATGTCGGCGTGAACTATTCGTTTCCGATCGGCGGCGATAATCGGATCGCTCTCGCCTTCAACGGTTCGCGTTTGCTCAAGTTCGACTTCACGCCGATCGTGGGTATTCCTATCGTGAACGAATGCGCGGGCCGCTTCGGTAACAGCTGTGGCCAGCCTACTCCGAAATGGAAGCACACCGCTCGTGCAACGTTCATCACGGGACCGGCCACTTTCTCCGCAGCCTGGCGCTACCTGGGTCCGGTCCGTGACGATAATGATGACCAGACGTTCTTCTTTGAACGGTCAAAGGCTCAGAGCTATGTTGATTTCGCATTCAGCTTCGATGCCAGCGAGAACTTCACGCTTACTGGCGGTATGAACAACGCATTCAACAAGAAGCCCCCGTTGTCGGCGTCCGCTCAGAACGGTGGTAACGGCGAACAGTCGAATACTTATCCGAATGTCTATGACGTTCTTGGTCGTGCTTTCTTCATGAGCGGCAAGTTGCGCTTCTGA
- a CDS encoding DUF2093 domain-containing protein has protein sequence MLMSNRDRPARLHYMAYSFRVLAPGDHVLCAVTGRKIPLEDLRYWSIARQEPYASAEISTEAQLKAEGARAR, from the coding sequence ATGCTGATGTCCAACCGCGATCGCCCCGCCCGGCTCCACTATATGGCCTATAGTTTTCGCGTTCTCGCGCCCGGCGACCATGTTCTGTGCGCTGTCACTGGTCGGAAAATCCCGTTGGAAGATCTGCGCTACTGGAGCATTGCCCGGCAGGAACCCTATGCCAGCGCCGAAATCTCGACCGAGGCGCAGCTAAAGGCAGAGGGCGCACGGGCGCGATGA
- the clpB gene encoding ATP-dependent chaperone ClpB, translated as MNLEKFTDRAKGFLQSAQTVAIRMSHQRISPEHLLKALLEDEQGMASGLIKAAGGDATIALREVDATLAKIPSVSGSGAQQTPGLDNDIVRVLDTAEQVAQKVGDSFVTVERLLLALALSPTTAAGKALERAGVKPEGLNAAITALRGGRTADTAGAEDRYDALKKFARDLTEAAKAGKLDPVIGRDEEIRRTIQILARRTKNNPVLIGEPGVGKTAIAEGLALRIANGDVPDTLKDRTLMALDMGSLIAGAKYRGEFEERLKGVLDEVKGAEGQIVLFIDEMHTLIGAGKSEGAMDAGNLLKPALARGELHCIGATTLDEYRKYVEKDPALQRRFQPVFVGEPTVEDTISILRGLKEKYELHHGVRITDTAIVSSATLSHRYITDRFLPDKAIDLMDEAASRLRMEVESKPEEIETLDRRIIQLKIEREALKKETDKASADRLATLEADLANFEQQSAELTGRWQAEKDKIAGEAKIKERLDAARLELEQAQRAGDLGRAGELSYGTIPQLEKQLAEVETATAGAMLREEVTSEDIAAIVSRWTGIPVDKMLEGEREKLLNMEAELGKRVIGQTDAVRAVSKAVRRSRAGLQDPNRPLGSFLFLGPTGVGKTELTKALAGFLFDDESAMVRIDMSEFMEKHSVARLIGAPPGYVGYEEGGVLTEAVRRRPYQVILFDEVEKAHSDVFNVLLQVLDDGRLTDGQGRTVDFTNTIIVLTSNLGSQYLSGMADGQTVEDVEPQVMDMVRAHFRPEFLNRLDEIILFHRLAAEHMGPIVDIQVGRVQKLLKDRKVTLDLTDGARAWLGRVGYDPIYGARPLKRAVQRYLQDPLADLILRGEVPDGSTVKVEDGDGALVLGVS; from the coding sequence ATGAACCTCGAGAAATTCACCGACCGCGCCAAGGGCTTTCTCCAGTCGGCGCAAACCGTTGCCATACGGATGAGCCATCAGCGGATCAGTCCGGAGCATCTGCTGAAAGCATTGCTGGAAGACGAGCAGGGCATGGCGTCGGGTCTCATCAAGGCGGCAGGCGGCGATGCGACCATCGCGCTGCGTGAGGTGGATGCGACGCTGGCGAAGATTCCGTCTGTCTCCGGCAGCGGCGCGCAGCAAACGCCGGGGCTGGACAATGACATAGTGCGCGTCCTCGATACTGCCGAGCAGGTAGCGCAGAAGGTGGGCGACAGTTTCGTCACCGTCGAGCGGCTGTTGCTGGCGCTCGCCCTTTCCCCCACCACGGCAGCGGGCAAGGCGCTGGAGCGCGCGGGCGTAAAACCGGAGGGGCTGAATGCCGCCATCACCGCCTTGCGCGGCGGGCGCACCGCCGACACGGCCGGGGCGGAAGACCGCTATGACGCGCTCAAGAAATTCGCTCGCGACCTCACCGAAGCGGCCAAGGCGGGCAAACTCGATCCGGTCATCGGCCGCGATGAGGAAATACGCCGCACGATTCAGATTCTGGCGCGCCGGACCAAGAATAATCCCGTGCTGATCGGTGAACCCGGCGTCGGCAAGACCGCCATCGCCGAAGGACTGGCGCTGCGGATCGCGAATGGCGACGTGCCCGATACGCTCAAGGACCGCACGCTGATGGCGCTCGACATGGGCAGCCTGATCGCGGGCGCCAAATATCGCGGTGAATTTGAAGAACGACTGAAAGGCGTACTGGACGAGGTGAAGGGCGCCGAGGGCCAGATCGTCCTGTTCATCGACGAGATGCACACGCTGATCGGCGCGGGCAAATCAGAAGGCGCGATGGATGCGGGCAATCTGCTGAAGCCCGCTTTGGCGCGTGGTGAACTCCATTGCATCGGCGCGACGACGCTGGACGAATATCGCAAATATGTGGAGAAAGACCCGGCACTCCAGCGGCGGTTCCAGCCCGTCTTCGTGGGCGAACCGACGGTCGAGGATACCATCTCCATCCTGCGCGGCCTCAAGGAAAAATATGAGTTGCACCATGGCGTGCGGATCACCGATACCGCGATCGTGTCCTCCGCGACGCTGTCCCACCGCTACATCACCGACCGCTTCCTGCCGGACAAGGCGATCGACCTGATGGACGAGGCTGCATCTCGCCTCCGCATGGAGGTGGAGAGCAAGCCCGAAGAGATCGAAACGCTCGACCGGCGGATCATCCAGCTCAAGATCGAGCGTGAGGCACTGAAGAAGGAAACCGACAAGGCGTCGGCCGATCGATTGGCCACGCTGGAAGCCGACCTTGCCAATTTCGAGCAGCAATCGGCTGAACTGACCGGCCGCTGGCAGGCGGAAAAGGACAAGATCGCGGGCGAGGCGAAGATCAAGGAGCGGCTGGACGCTGCCCGGCTGGAGCTTGAGCAAGCGCAGCGCGCGGGCGACCTGGGCCGCGCGGGCGAACTATCCTATGGCACCATCCCGCAACTGGAAAAGCAACTGGCCGAGGTCGAAACCGCGACCGCCGGCGCGATGCTGCGCGAAGAAGTGACGAGCGAGGATATCGCCGCCATCGTCAGCCGCTGGACCGGCATTCCCGTCGACAAGATGCTGGAGGGCGAGCGCGAAAAGCTGCTCAACATGGAGGCGGAACTGGGCAAGCGCGTCATCGGCCAGACCGACGCGGTCCGGGCCGTGTCCAAAGCCGTGCGCCGCAGCCGGGCGGGACTGCAGGACCCGAACCGGCCGCTGGGCAGCTTCCTGTTTCTTGGCCCCACCGGCGTCGGCAAGACCGAGTTGACCAAGGCGCTTGCGGGCTTTCTGTTCGACGATGAGAGCGCGATGGTGCGGATCGACATGAGCGAGTTCATGGAGAAGCATTCGGTCGCCCGGCTGATCGGCGCGCCTCCGGGCTATGTCGGTTATGAGGAAGGCGGCGTGCTGACCGAGGCCGTCCGCCGCCGCCCCTATCAGGTGATCCTGTTCGATGAGGTCGAAAAGGCGCACAGCGATGTGTTCAACGTGCTGCTACAGGTGCTGGACGACGGCCGCCTGACCGATGGGCAGGGTCGCACGGTCGATTTCACCAACACGATCATCGTGCTGACGTCCAATCTGGGCAGCCAGTATCTGTCCGGCATGGCTGACGGGCAGACTGTCGAGGATGTGGAGCCGCAAGTGATGGATATGGTCCGGGCGCATTTCCGTCCGGAATTCCTCAATCGCCTGGACGAGATCATCCTGTTCCACCGCCTCGCTGCCGAACATATGGGACCGATCGTGGATATTCAGGTGGGCCGGGTGCAAAAACTGCTCAAGGACCGCAAGGTGACACTCGACCTGACGGACGGCGCGCGGGCCTGGCTGGGGCGGGTCGGCTATGACCCGATCTATGGCGCACGACCGTTGAAGCGCGCGGTGCAACGCTATTTGCAGGACCCGCTGGCCGACCTGATCCTGCGAGGAGAGGTGCCCGATGGTTCAACGGTGAAGGTCGAGGATGGCGACGGGGCGCTGGTGCTGGGTGTGAGCTAA
- a CDS encoding M23 family metallopeptidase has protein sequence MRIGRCLFASLPFLAMGLVQVAAQPSLALPAATPTTVFRFDRPITQGAAVLGKAPAGTIELRFDGAPVAVDADGRFLIAFDRDAPPSAILTARTADGRAFAQSLSVAPRAWRIERVNAPLRPTKNSETFMALRAPERAQIAAARTVASNAQGWRQTFIWPRTGRISGLFGSQRIYQGAPGAYHGGVDIAGATGEPVIAPADGVVILAADHPFTLEGNLLMIDHGHGLNSAFLHLSRIDVKAGDVVRQGQRIGAIGATGRATGPHLHWGMKWNDARIDPLLLAGVMPGG, from the coding sequence ATGAGGATTGGTCGCTGCCTGTTTGCCAGCCTGCCTTTTTTGGCGATGGGGCTGGTGCAGGTGGCTGCCCAGCCATCACTGGCTCTGCCTGCGGCCACGCCAACGACAGTATTTCGCTTCGATCGTCCGATCACACAAGGGGCGGCGGTGCTGGGCAAGGCGCCTGCGGGCACAATCGAGCTGCGGTTTGATGGTGCGCCCGTCGCGGTCGATGCCGACGGCCGTTTCCTGATCGCGTTCGACCGTGATGCGCCGCCCTCTGCAATACTGACCGCTCGCACTGCTGATGGCCGAGCTTTTGCCCAATCCCTCAGTGTTGCGCCCCGCGCCTGGCGGATCGAGCGCGTGAATGCCCCGTTACGCCCTACCAAGAATAGCGAGACGTTCATGGCGCTGCGCGCGCCGGAACGGGCGCAGATTGCCGCCGCGCGCACTGTCGCGTCCAATGCACAGGGGTGGCGGCAGACTTTCATCTGGCCCCGAACTGGCCGCATTTCCGGCCTGTTCGGGTCGCAGCGCATTTATCAGGGCGCCCCCGGTGCCTATCATGGCGGGGTGGATATAGCGGGCGCTACAGGCGAACCGGTGATCGCACCGGCTGATGGCGTGGTGATACTGGCGGCCGATCACCCCTTCACGCTGGAGGGGAATCTGCTGATGATCGACCATGGTCATGGCCTCAACAGCGCCTTCCTTCATTTGTCGCGCATTGACGTCAAGGCGGGCGATGTGGTGCGGCAGGGGCAGCGCATTGGTGCGATAGGCGCAACCGGCCGCGCAACGGGACCGCATCTACACTGGGGCATGAAATGGAACGATGCCCGCATCGACCCGCTGTTGCTGGCAGGGGTGATGCCGGGCGGTTGA
- the xseA gene encoding exodeoxyribonuclease VII large subunit: MSPEFDAGYDVSGRLLAEDRAGDNAPPLSVSELSGLLKRTVEDRFGHVRLRGEISGFKRAASGHLYLALKDDNAVIDGVMWKGGAGRLAFSPQDGVEVIATGKLTTYPGRSKYQIVIERMELAGEGALMALLEKLKAKLAAEGLFAPDRKRRLPFLPRTIGVVTSPTGAVIRDILHRLADRCPTNVLLWPVLVQGEGAAAQVARAVRGFSAMPAEGPLPRPDLVIVARGGGSIEDLWSFNEEIVVRAVAECSIPTISAVGHETDTTLCDYAADVRAPTPTAAAEMAVPVRADLLAMLAEQRLRMDRAVRRGAGQARERLDMQARLMPTPDMLLAPQRQKADDLSDRLGRGLTHRVAVARAALADKAGALRPALLRQHLQRAGERLDRLRPRPDYLTRRLDESSVALDRLSRLLASLNPDLPLKRGYALVMAGDRVVRDTGAARAAGIVTLRFADGMVAAQVGENLEKAAPDNISGKEKPARKLRPSPEGRQEDLFS, from the coding sequence ATGTCCCCGGAGTTTGACGCTGGTTACGACGTTTCGGGCCGCCTGTTAGCGGAGGATCGCGCGGGCGACAACGCGCCGCCGCTCAGTGTGAGCGAATTGTCTGGATTATTGAAGCGCACGGTCGAGGATCGGTTCGGCCATGTACGCCTGCGCGGCGAGATTTCGGGGTTCAAGCGCGCGGCCTCGGGCCACCTTTATCTCGCGCTGAAGGATGACAATGCCGTCATCGACGGGGTGATGTGGAAGGGCGGGGCCGGTCGGCTGGCCTTTTCGCCGCAGGATGGGGTGGAGGTGATCGCCACCGGCAAGCTCACCACCTATCCGGGCCGTTCCAAATATCAGATCGTGATCGAGCGGATGGAACTGGCGGGCGAGGGCGCGCTGATGGCACTCCTCGAAAAGCTCAAGGCGAAGCTGGCGGCCGAAGGGCTGTTTGCGCCGGATCGCAAGCGCCGCCTGCCTTTTTTGCCGCGTACCATCGGCGTCGTTACCTCGCCCACGGGCGCAGTGATTCGCGATATCCTTCATCGGCTGGCGGATCGCTGTCCAACCAATGTCCTGCTCTGGCCGGTGCTGGTGCAGGGCGAGGGGGCGGCGGCCCAGGTGGCGCGTGCGGTGCGGGGTTTTTCCGCGATGCCCGCCGAAGGCCCATTACCGCGCCCCGATCTTGTGATTGTTGCACGCGGTGGTGGCTCGATCGAGGATCTGTGGTCTTTCAACGAGGAGATCGTGGTCCGCGCCGTGGCGGAATGCAGCATTCCGACCATCTCCGCCGTAGGGCATGAAACCGATACGACGCTGTGCGACTATGCGGCGGACGTGCGCGCGCCTACCCCGACTGCCGCTGCGGAAATGGCGGTGCCGGTGCGCGCCGACCTGCTGGCGATGCTGGCCGAGCAGCGGCTGCGGATGGACCGCGCGGTCAGGCGCGGCGCGGGGCAAGCGCGCGAGCGGCTGGACATGCAGGCGCGGTTGATGCCGACCCCGGACATGCTGCTGGCGCCCCAGCGGCAAAAGGCGGACGATTTGTCCGACCGGTTGGGCCGGGGGCTGACTCATCGTGTGGCGGTGGCGCGGGCCGCTCTGGCCGACAAGGCTGGTGCATTGCGTCCGGCATTGCTGCGTCAGCATCTACAGCGCGCGGGCGAGCGGCTGGACCGGTTGCGGCCACGGCCAGATTATCTGACGCGGCGGCTGGATGAATCGAGTGTAGCGCTCGACCGGCTTTCGCGGTTGCTGGCCTCGCTCAATCCTGATCTGCCGTTAAAGCGTGGCTATGCGCTGGTCATGGCGGGCGATCGGGTCGTGCGTGACACAGGGGCCGCACGGGCGGCGGGCATAGTGACGTTGCGCTTTGCCGACGGCATGGTTGCGGCGCAGGTTGGTGAAAATCTTGAGAAAGCCGCCCCGGACAATATATCCGGTAAGGAGAAGCCAGCGCGCAAGCTACGCCCGTCGCCGGAAGGGCGGCAGGAAGACCTGTTTTCCTGA